A region from the Deltaproteobacteria bacterium genome encodes:
- a CDS encoding phosphoadenylyl-sulfate reductase — protein MIKKEQIGQIANEFEERSQEELIAYAINEFNKDIAFACSFGMEDVCIVDMIAKVAPDTNIFYLDTGVFFKETYELIERLKKRYGIKFECVKALMSLEEQADKYGPELWKKNPDLCCKIRKVEPLKRKLATVKAWVTGIRREQAPTRANAKTVEWDDKFGIVKFNPLVRWTAKDVLGYVMGHGIPYNPLHDKGYPSIGCEPCTAPIKAGEDPRSGRWKGFEKKECGLHV, from the coding sequence ATGATAAAGAAAGAGCAAATAGGGCAAATAGCTAATGAATTTGAGGAGAGGTCCCAGGAGGAACTCATTGCGTATGCGATAAATGAGTTTAATAAAGACATCGCTTTTGCATGCAGCTTTGGTATGGAAGATGTTTGTATTGTTGATATGATCGCAAAGGTGGCCCCTGATACGAATATCTTTTATCTGGATACCGGGGTTTTCTTCAAAGAGACTTATGAGCTTATAGAAAGACTCAAAAAAAGATATGGCATAAAGTTTGAATGTGTAAAGGCACTTATGTCGCTTGAAGAACAGGCAGATAAGTACGGACCGGAATTGTGGAAGAAGAATCCTGATCTTTGCTGTAAGATAAGAAAGGTGGAGCCGTTGAAGAGAAAACTTGCAACTGTTAAGGCATGGGTTACAGGCATCAGAAGAGAGCAGGCACCAACAAGGGCGAACGCAAAGACAGTAGAGTGGGATGATAAATTTGGTATAGTGAAATTCAATCCTCTCGTCAGGTGGACAGCCAAGGATGTACTGGGCTATGTTATGGGTCACGGCATCCCCTACAACCCTCTTCATGATAAGGGCTATCCGAGTATAGGCTGTGAGCCGTGCACAGCTCCGATTAAAGCCGGCGAAGATCCAAGATCAGGTAGGTGGAAAGGGTTTGAAAAGAAAGAATGCGGTTTGCACGTATAA
- a CDS encoding MarR family transcriptional regulator, giving the protein MWEQPYNTYQILEVLADNDQDRMTVNELSDALDMSIQQTSRAVNNLFRYHWLYRKRIPCNHHAKGWVYGYQINFRGKEYLDYKRGL; this is encoded by the coding sequence ATGTGGGAACAGCCTTACAATACATATCAAATTTTAGAGGTGCTTGCTGACAACGATCAAGATAGAATGACCGTAAACGAGCTTTCTGATGCGCTCGACATGTCTATTCAACAAACAAGCAGGGCAGTAAACAACCTATTTCGCTATCACTGGCTATATCGCAAGCGGATACCCTGTAATCACCATGCCAAAGGCTGGGTGTATGGGTATCAGATTAATTTCAGAGGCAAGGAATACCTGGATTATAAAAGAGGACTTTGA
- a CDS encoding helix-turn-helix domain-containing protein has product METKKLLRPKELAAMLGISIASVYGLSERNLIPHLKISKCLRFDGDSVLDWFKNGGFEKAKRDALQGKHATH; this is encoded by the coding sequence ATGGAAACAAAAAAGTTATTACGTCCGAAGGAACTGGCGGCTATGCTGGGTATCAGCATAGCGAGTGTTTATGGGTTGTCCGAAAGGAATCTCATCCCCCACCTGAAAATATCCAAGTGTTTACGCTTCGACGGGGATTCTGTCCTCGACTGGTTCAAAAACGGCGGTTTTGAAAAAGCTAAAAGAGACGCACTACAGGGTAAACATGCCACTCATTGA
- a CDS encoding DsrE/DsrF/DrsH-like family protein, with translation MNKASIIVLSGDMDKVIAAFNIAIGAASSGMDVTMLFTFWGLNVLRKDKIGANAKGIMQKMLTWMNKGGTENLPMSRFNMFGLGTWMMKKLMKRYKMPSVKELYTISKQLGVKVIACTITMGMMGIAKEDLVDDVDEFAGVITYIKEAQESKINLFI, from the coding sequence ATGAACAAAGCATCAATAATCGTGCTCTCAGGCGATATGGATAAGGTCATTGCAGCATTTAACATCGCAATAGGTGCTGCATCATCAGGTATGGATGTTACAATGCTATTTACTTTCTGGGGACTTAATGTGCTTAGGAAGGATAAGATTGGCGCTAATGCAAAGGGCATAATGCAGAAGATGCTCACGTGGATGAATAAGGGCGGAACAGAAAACCTGCCTATGTCAAGATTCAATATGTTTGGGCTTGGAACGTGGATGATGAAAAAGCTGATGAAGAGATACAAAATGCCGAGTGTAAAAGAACTTTACACAATATCAAAACAACTCGGTGTAAAGGTTATAGCATGCACAATTACAATGGGCATGATGGGGATTGCCAAGGAAGATCTTGTGGATGACGTTGATGAGTTTGCAGGCGTTATAACCTATATCAAAGAGGCGCAGGAATCGAAGATCAATCTATTTATATAG
- a CDS encoding DsrE family protein, which yields MKLCVLIALNGKGIVQTLKQILQDFGDGIELFLYNDGVLLIDDEDFLSLSKHIKITLCDVSAKERGLKRREGFKFGSLYDLSSMITHADKFIPLADGSL from the coding sequence ATGAAGCTGTGTGTACTCATTGCACTGAATGGTAAGGGTATAGTTCAAACCCTGAAACAGATTTTACAGGATTTCGGTGATGGCATAGAACTGTTTTTATACAATGACGGGGTTTTACTGATCGATGATGAAGATTTTTTATCATTGTCAAAACATATAAAAATAACCCTCTGTGATGTAAGCGCGAAAGAGAGAGGGCTTAAGAGGAGAGAAGGATTCAAGTTCGGCAGTCTTTATGACCTTTCAAGTATGATAACGCACGCTGATAAGTTCATTCCTCTCGCGGATGGATCTTTATGA
- a CDS encoding sulfurtransferase TusA family protein: MKIDKTIDTTGLLCPLPILRTAQAVKEIKAGETLEILATDPGIKEDIKNWCTMTGHELIDIVDQDDKIIVHLKKSS, encoded by the coding sequence ATGAAGATAGATAAGACAATAGATACAACAGGGCTTTTATGCCCTCTGCCGATACTTAGGACTGCTCAGGCAGTAAAGGAAATTAAAGCAGGGGAAACACTTGAGATCCTTGCTACGGATCCCGGTATAAAAGAAGATATAAAAAACTGGTGCACCATGACCGGTCATGAACTTATTGATATTGTAGATCAGGATGATAAGATTATTGTGCATTTGAAAAAATCCAGTTAG
- a CDS encoding radical SAM protein encodes MDISKILSNPVSLKLDIMLRGIRVDRVLLDLLSKSNYIFTVEGIELELKNGIKVRAPYLDKVSRRSPYMLDYESKEIVVDEHRVTVKLTGDFQINKKKTSNNILMSRIANLYGKYLAITPTPSCGFFGERLACAFCPAVVDEQREGSAVSVDDVLETIREIYKTEKPSIILLSIGDMGTDDGGIEFAEQYIKAIHKYFNVMIMLEVSPPKYPEWIDTAYGAGADAICFNIDIFDQKLFNELCPGKAKDNGRERYFNALKYATGIYPQGTVLTHLILGIEPVESTITGIQYLTSIGVVPILSVFRPVNKSMMKYFVNLSIEEILPVYTSLYCSMRKNKIPFTWTKHLGFAITPLEASIFNCRNDLKNRMALMVEGSTAIDSIRAGMLRIRRSLRVKEL; translated from the coding sequence ATGGACATAAGTAAGATTTTATCAAATCCCGTATCACTCAAACTCGACATCATGTTGAGGGGTATAAGGGTTGACCGGGTACTTTTAGATTTATTGAGTAAAAGTAATTACATCTTTACCGTAGAGGGTATAGAGCTTGAGCTGAAAAACGGTATCAAAGTAAGGGCACCTTATCTTGATAAGGTATCAAGGCGCTCACCGTATATGCTTGATTATGAATCTAAGGAGATAGTGGTTGATGAGCACAGGGTCACTGTTAAGCTAACAGGCGATTTCCAGATTAACAAAAAGAAAACCTCTAACAATATTTTAATGTCCCGTATAGCGAATCTATACGGCAAGTACCTTGCTATAACGCCAACCCCGTCATGCGGATTCTTTGGAGAGAGGCTTGCATGTGCATTCTGTCCTGCGGTTGTAGATGAGCAAAGAGAGGGCAGTGCTGTTTCCGTAGATGATGTTCTTGAGACAATCAGAGAGATTTACAAGACAGAGAAGCCGTCGATAATACTTCTGAGCATTGGTGATATGGGAACGGATGATGGTGGAATAGAGTTTGCGGAACAGTACATTAAAGCCATCCATAAATATTTTAATGTAATGATCATGCTTGAGGTATCGCCGCCAAAATATCCTGAATGGATAGATACTGCTTATGGTGCCGGCGCCGATGCGATCTGCTTTAATATAGATATCTTTGATCAGAAGCTCTTTAATGAGTTGTGTCCGGGAAAGGCAAAAGATAATGGCAGGGAAAGGTATTTTAATGCACTTAAGTACGCAACAGGCATATACCCGCAAGGCACTGTATTAACACATCTTATTCTTGGTATAGAGCCTGTAGAGTCAACCATAACAGGCATTCAGTATCTTACTTCAATAGGAGTTGTGCCAATACTCTCTGTATTCAGACCTGTAAATAAGAGTATGATGAAGTATTTTGTAAACCTATCGATTGAAGAAATACTGCCTGTTTACACATCTCTTTACTGCTCTATGCGTAAAAACAAGATCCCATTTACGTGGACCAAGCATCTTGGTTTTGCCATTACTCCATTAGAGGCAAGCATATTTAATTGCAGAAATGATCTAAAGAACAGAATGGCTCTTATGGTAGAAGGATCAACTGCTATAGATAGTATAAGAGCAGGCATGCTTCGCATAAGAAGATCACTCAGGGTTAAAGAATTATGA
- a CDS encoding DASS family sodium-coupled anion symporter, with the protein MTQQKYLIDKRHISIILFQKLYKPAVFFIVIGLLLLWERHPDITGLSNNAHDTLGIFFLCVILWITNIIPPAITGFTGIVLLVISKALRPEEVYQMFFTEPVFFILSAFAIAAGMRKTGVARRITLWFISLKGRLPLKARLYIMSAVLSMLMPEYAVAAMLIPIVLESGTGYKKSELVSVMWGTQIGGLATLLGGARGPLTIAILKATKGIDISFLQWSEAAFPVALILLIIGYWIISLFFKDENKPAIELGNPPGIIRFEEIIMLGIVILTVTGWILYGTSVGLAGIGLIAIIMLFVFGILKVEDLTRRIDWSIIIMYGSAISIGFALNKTGAAAWLGTYSSLIFPGVISTTIGLFFIAVIMTEFVSHSAVVAALLPVGIGMSERLGINPVIMGIGIGLASGMAFIFPFSSPGNMIAYSSGAIKLKELALPGFIMLFISIIILFLAVEFYYPVLGYGKI; encoded by the coding sequence ATGACACAGCAAAAGTATCTAATAGATAAAAGACATATCTCTATTATACTATTTCAAAAATTATATAAGCCTGCAGTGTTCTTTATTGTAATTGGTTTATTACTCTTGTGGGAACGGCATCCGGATATTACAGGTTTATCAAATAACGCACATGATACGCTTGGTATATTCTTTTTATGTGTGATATTATGGATCACGAATATTATACCGCCTGCAATAACAGGTTTTACAGGCATAGTCCTCCTTGTAATAAGCAAGGCATTACGGCCGGAAGAGGTTTATCAAATGTTCTTTACAGAGCCCGTATTTTTCATACTTTCTGCATTTGCAATTGCAGCAGGTATGAGAAAAACGGGTGTTGCAAGGCGCATCACTCTCTGGTTTATCTCTTTGAAAGGAAGGCTGCCGTTGAAAGCTCGGTTGTATATTATGAGCGCTGTTCTTTCTATGCTTATGCCGGAATATGCTGTTGCTGCGATGCTTATTCCAATTGTACTCGAGTCGGGTACAGGTTATAAAAAATCAGAACTCGTGAGCGTGATGTGGGGAACCCAGATAGGTGGATTGGCAACATTACTTGGCGGTGCAAGAGGCCCTCTTACCATAGCTATACTTAAAGCAACGAAAGGTATTGATATAAGCTTTTTACAATGGAGCGAGGCTGCATTCCCTGTAGCACTTATCTTACTTATAATAGGCTACTGGATAATCTCGCTCTTTTTTAAAGATGAAAACAAACCTGCAATAGAGCTTGGTAACCCGCCCGGTATTATAAGATTTGAAGAGATTATCATGCTTGGTATTGTTATACTTACAGTTACAGGATGGATTTTATACGGCACTTCGGTAGGCCTTGCCGGTATAGGGCTGATTGCCATAATTATGCTGTTTGTATTTGGCATATTAAAGGTTGAAGACCTTACCAGACGTATAGATTGGTCTATTATAATAATGTATGGCAGTGCAATATCCATAGGTTTTGCGCTTAATAAAACCGGTGCAGCCGCATGGCTTGGGACGTACAGCTCTTTGATATTTCCCGGTGTTATCTCCACAACAATAGGGCTTTTTTTTATAGCCGTAATCATGACTGAATTTGTCAGCCATTCAGCAGTTGTTGCCGCACTGCTGCCCGTAGGCATAGGCATGTCTGAAAGACTTGGTATAAATCCTGTAATAATGGGTATAGGTATTGGACTTGCCTCTGGTATGGCATTTATATTCCCGTTTAGCTCACCTGGAAACATGATCGCCTATTCCTCGGGTGCTATAAAGCTTAAGGAACTCGCTTTACCAGGATTCATAATGCTTTTCATATCAATTATTATTCTATTCCTGGCAGTGGAATTTTACTATCCCGTGCTTGGATATGGGAAAATCTGA
- a CDS encoding tyrosine-type recombinase/integrase — MSLFKRGGKWYVRLRYNGRDAWQSTGTDNKRLAEQREAQLKLEMAQERFGLKDEGSKRSFEELAKKYAREDGMQKAAKTQLRDKISLQHLLPVFANKYLNQITPNMINDYKVMRRSEKASASSINKELALAKHLYYVAIRQFGWIAHNPFMQVPLEKMPPGRVKYLQEDEYSRLCVACDEQLRPIVVLAVNTGLRLDNITSLVWQQINFKNGTIVVEHTKNHERLGVPMNQTVKNLLSGLNRVRRIDTPYVFYTPAGAKLCNTLVSRRFKQASKRAGLEDFRFHDLRHHFASMLVQHGVDRYVVQRLLGHKTAAMTERYAHLAPNNLRGGVEVLDKVGDVVAKTVAGQIEGGHESV, encoded by the coding sequence ATGAGTTTATTTAAAAGAGGCGGCAAGTGGTACGTAAGATTAAGATACAATGGCAGAGATGCATGGCAATCAACCGGCACGGACAACAAAAGGCTTGCAGAGCAAAGAGAGGCACAGCTAAAGCTTGAAATGGCACAGGAAAGATTTGGGCTAAAAGATGAAGGGAGCAAACGGAGTTTTGAGGAGCTTGCAAAAAAGTATGCAAGGGAGGATGGAATGCAAAAGGCAGCCAAAACCCAGTTAAGAGACAAGATAAGCCTGCAGCATTTGTTGCCGGTATTTGCAAACAAATACCTGAACCAGATCACCCCAAACATGATAAACGATTACAAGGTCATGCGGAGAAGTGAGAAGGCATCAGCATCTTCTATCAACAAAGAATTGGCTCTTGCAAAGCACCTTTATTATGTTGCAATAAGGCAATTTGGCTGGATTGCACATAATCCCTTTATGCAAGTACCGCTGGAGAAGATGCCCCCTGGACGGGTGAAGTATCTTCAAGAAGATGAGTATAGCAGACTGTGTGTAGCTTGTGATGAGCAGCTACGCCCTATCGTGGTTCTGGCGGTCAATACCGGCCTGAGATTGGACAACATCACGAGTCTTGTATGGCAGCAGATTAACTTTAAAAATGGGACAATAGTGGTCGAGCATACAAAAAATCATGAACGCCTCGGCGTCCCAATGAATCAAACAGTGAAGAACCTGCTGTCAGGGTTAAACAGGGTCAGGCGTATAGATACCCCGTATGTATTCTACACCCCGGCAGGCGCAAAACTGTGCAATACACTCGTGAGCAGACGGTTTAAACAAGCGAGCAAGAGGGCAGGCTTGGAAGATTTCCGGTTCCACGACTTACGGCATCACTTCGCATCTATGCTGGTTCAGCATGGCGTTGACAGATATGTGGTGCAGCGTTTACTCGGACATAAGACAGCAGCAATGACGGAGCGGTATGCGCATCTGGCACCCAATAATCTGAGAGGTGGTGTAGAAGTTTTGGATAAGGTTGGCGATGTTGTAGCAAAAACGGTAGCAGGGCAAATAGAGGGAGGGCACGAAAGTGTCTAA